The proteins below are encoded in one region of Neodiprion virginianus isolate iyNeoVirg1 chromosome 7, iyNeoVirg1.1, whole genome shotgun sequence:
- the LOC124309226 gene encoding nuclear hormone receptor HR96 isoform X1 — MEDEANGREANKTCGVCGDRALGYNFNAVSCESCKAFFRRNALKNKDFRCPFTENCTITVVTRRFCQKCRLDKCFTIGMRKEYIMTEEAKVLKRQKIEQNRAKKRPQHETTKTPKLKRENVEENSFDQESSSLPFGPPETYIWESDRKYTDLDGNRQQVTDSMSPVTAASVPSPSSPPEGGNVTGSKTLDMLRDQGTVRYEQNPPRFEQGQGTFERVIQGRGKYVGNTPPPSVESYESSAGFETSSQKFLKLDESVMSLQGNMEPEVSRYKSNLASLEVRCATPSGSSKYGEMSRFDGSRFGQLHSSNTFGQKSSTIDPDSGMHGSGAKITEIPETACRKPKETCPKESDLVSKVMQEPRLIARILSNPEFAAKIFQDQGFISKIITDTDTVSRLVSDPQISKFLEESDVGSTDEITAGSQSNVKPRTDFGENLANNGITDNMIRHMLDAEQKEVENPILTNLITNRNSAECKNANGEPSASGDWSKAEDVARDILQDVQRIPITVNSIESILCEAIKLEFSACSTLGGNRNSRELNDAERAKLNELIVANKALLAPLDDDITNLVGEDCRFKGNAGQSDPMLLDVINLTAIAIRRLIKMSKKINAFKNMCQEDQLALLKGGCTEMMILRSAINYDPDKDMWKIPHSQERMSKIKVDVLKEAKGNLYAEHSRFVRTFDPKWRDENIILILSAIALFTPDRPRVIHSDVIKLEQNSYYYLLRRYLESVYPGCEAKSTFLQLIQKISELHRLNDEVVGVYLNVNPSSVEPLLIEIFDLKH; from the exons ATGGAAGATGAAGCCAACGGGAGAGAGGCTAACAAAACTTGCGGCGTTTGCGGGGACAGAGCACTCGGCTATAATTTCAACGCCGTTTCCTGCGAAAGCTGCAAAGCCTTCTTTCGCAGAAACGCTCTTAAGAACAAG GACTTCCGGTGCCCTTTCACggaaaattgtacaataacGGTGGTGACGCGTCGTTTCTGCCAGAAGTGCCGTTTGGACAAGTGCTTCACGATCGGTATGCGAAAGGAGTACATAATGACGGAGGAAGCGAAGGTGTTGAAACGGCAGAAGATAGAGCAAAACCGGGCGAAGAAGCGGCCTCAGCACGAGACGACAAAGACGCCGAAGCTGAAGAGGGAGAACGTTGAAGAGAACAGTTTCGATCAAGAGTCTTCCTCGTTGCCCTTCGGGCCACCGGAAACTTACATCTGGGAGTCGGACCGGAAGTACACGGACCTTGACGGAAACAGACAGCAAGTGACGGACAGTATGAGCCCGGTGACAGCGGCAAGTGTTCCGAGTCCTTCGAGTCCACCGGAAGGAGGAAACGTCACGGGTTCGAAGACCTTGGACATGTTGAGGGACCAGGGCACCGTAAGGTACGAGCAGAATCCACCGAGGTTCGAACAAGGTCAGGGTACCTTTGAAAGGGTGATCCAAGGGCGTGGAAAGTACGTTGGAAACACGCCACCACCGTCGGTTGAGTCTTACGAAAGCTCGGCCGGCTTCGAGACGTCTTCTCAGAAGTTCCTTAAGCTCGACGAGTCGGTGATGAGCTTGCAGGGAAATATGGAGCCAGAGGTTTCGAGGTACAAGTCGAACCTCGCAAGCTTGGAAGTCCGCTGCGCGACACCTTCGGGTTCCTCCAAGTACGGCGAGATGAGTAGATTTGACGGAAGTCGGTTTGGACAACTCCATAGTTCGAATACCTTCGGTCAAAAATCGTCGACGATCGATCCGGACTCCGGTATGCACGGTTCGGGGGCCAAGATTACGGAGATTCCGGAAACTGCATGCCGGAAACCGAAGGAAACTTGTCCCAAGGAGTCCGATTTGGTTTCCAAGGTGATGCAGGAGCCCCGGTTGATCGCGAGGATACTCAGCAATCCCGAATTCGCGGCTAAGATATTTCAGGATCAGGGATTCATATCCAAGATCATCACCGACACCGACACCGTGTCAAGGCTCGTTTCGGATCCTCAGATATCCAAGTTCCTCGAGGAGAGCGACGTCGGTTCCACGGACGAGATAACGGCCGGGTCGCAGAGCAACGTTAAGCCGCGTACGGACTTCGGTGAGAACTTGGCGAACAACGGCATAACCGACAACATGATAAGGCACATGCTTGACGCGGAACAGAAAGAGGTAGAGAATCCCATTCTGACAAATCTTATCACCAACCGGAATTCGGCCGAGTGTAAAAACGCCAATGGCGAACCGAGTGCCAGCGGGGATTGGTCCAAAGCTGAGGACGTCGCTAGGGATATTCTTCAGGATGTTCAACG GATCCCAATCACGGTCAATTCCATAGAATCGATACTCTGCGAGGCTATAAAGTTGGAATTCTCGGCATGTTCGACACTCGGTGGAAATCGTAACAGCAGAGAATTGAACGACGCCGAGCGGgcgaaattgaacgaattaaTTGTCGCTAATAAAGCTCTTTTGGCACCGTTGGACGATGACATCACTAATTTGGTTGGCGAGGACTGCAGATTCAAG GGAAATGCCGGACAGTCCGACCCGATGCTACTGGACGTGATAAACCTGACGGCAATAGCGATCCGAAGGTTGATCAAAATGTCGAAGAAGATAAACGCGTTCAAAAACATGTGCCAGGAGGATCAGCTCGCTCTTTTGAAGGGCGGTTGTACCGAGATGATGATCCTACGTTCGGCGATAAATTACGACCCGGACAAAGACATGTGGAAGATACCCCACAGCCAGGAAAGGATGTCGAAGATAAAAGTGGACGTCCTGAAGGAGGCCAAGGGGAATTTGTACGCGGAACACTCGAGGTTCGTCAGGACTTTCGACCCGAAATGGAGGGACGAAAACATCATTCTCATACTGAGTGCCATAGCTCTGTTCACACCCGACAGACCGCGCGTCATTCATAGCGACGTGATAAAACTGGAACAG AACTCTTACTACTACCTGCTGAGGCGATACTTGGAGAGTGTTTATCCCGGCTGCGAGGCGAAATCCACCTTCTTGCAGctgatacaaaaaatttcggaaCTCCACAGACTAAACGACGAGGTCGTCGGTGTTTACTTGAACGTAAATCCGTCGAGCGTCGAACCGCTACTGATCGAAATATTCGACTTGAAGCACTGA
- the LOC124309226 gene encoding nuclear hormone receptor HR96 isoform X2, giving the protein MEDEANGREANKTCGVCGDRALGYNFNAVSCESCKAFFRRNALKNKDFRCPFTENCTITVVTRRFCQKCRLDKCFTIGMRKEYIMTEEAKVLKRQKIEQNRAKKRPQHETTKTPKLKRENVEENSFDQESSSLPFGPPETYIWESDRKYTDLDGNRQQVTDSMSPVTAASVPSPSSPPEGGNVTGSKTLDMLRDQGTVRYEQNPPRFEQGQGTFERVIQGRGKYVGNTPPPSVESYESSAGFETSSQKFLKLDESVMSLQGNMEPEVSRYKSNLASLEVRCATPSGSSKYGEMSRFDGSRFGQLHSSNTFGQKSSTIDPDSGMHGSGAKITEIPETACRKPKETCPKESDLVSKVMQEPRLIARILSNPEFAAKIFQDQGFISKIITDTDTVSRLVSDPQISKFLEESDVGSTDEITAGSQSNVKPRTDFGENLANNGITDNMIRHMLDAEQKEVENPILTNLITNRNSAECKNANGEPSASGDWSKAEDVARDILQDVQRIPITVNSIESILCEAIKLEFSACSTLGGNRNSRELNDAERAKLNELIVANKALLAPLDDDITNLVGEDCRFKGNAGQSDPMLLDVINLTAIAIRRLIKMSKKINAFKNMCQEDQLALLKGGCTEMMILRSAINYDPDKDMWKIPHSQERMSKIKVDVLKEAKGNLYAEHSRTLTTTC; this is encoded by the exons ATGGAAGATGAAGCCAACGGGAGAGAGGCTAACAAAACTTGCGGCGTTTGCGGGGACAGAGCACTCGGCTATAATTTCAACGCCGTTTCCTGCGAAAGCTGCAAAGCCTTCTTTCGCAGAAACGCTCTTAAGAACAAG GACTTCCGGTGCCCTTTCACggaaaattgtacaataacGGTGGTGACGCGTCGTTTCTGCCAGAAGTGCCGTTTGGACAAGTGCTTCACGATCGGTATGCGAAAGGAGTACATAATGACGGAGGAAGCGAAGGTGTTGAAACGGCAGAAGATAGAGCAAAACCGGGCGAAGAAGCGGCCTCAGCACGAGACGACAAAGACGCCGAAGCTGAAGAGGGAGAACGTTGAAGAGAACAGTTTCGATCAAGAGTCTTCCTCGTTGCCCTTCGGGCCACCGGAAACTTACATCTGGGAGTCGGACCGGAAGTACACGGACCTTGACGGAAACAGACAGCAAGTGACGGACAGTATGAGCCCGGTGACAGCGGCAAGTGTTCCGAGTCCTTCGAGTCCACCGGAAGGAGGAAACGTCACGGGTTCGAAGACCTTGGACATGTTGAGGGACCAGGGCACCGTAAGGTACGAGCAGAATCCACCGAGGTTCGAACAAGGTCAGGGTACCTTTGAAAGGGTGATCCAAGGGCGTGGAAAGTACGTTGGAAACACGCCACCACCGTCGGTTGAGTCTTACGAAAGCTCGGCCGGCTTCGAGACGTCTTCTCAGAAGTTCCTTAAGCTCGACGAGTCGGTGATGAGCTTGCAGGGAAATATGGAGCCAGAGGTTTCGAGGTACAAGTCGAACCTCGCAAGCTTGGAAGTCCGCTGCGCGACACCTTCGGGTTCCTCCAAGTACGGCGAGATGAGTAGATTTGACGGAAGTCGGTTTGGACAACTCCATAGTTCGAATACCTTCGGTCAAAAATCGTCGACGATCGATCCGGACTCCGGTATGCACGGTTCGGGGGCCAAGATTACGGAGATTCCGGAAACTGCATGCCGGAAACCGAAGGAAACTTGTCCCAAGGAGTCCGATTTGGTTTCCAAGGTGATGCAGGAGCCCCGGTTGATCGCGAGGATACTCAGCAATCCCGAATTCGCGGCTAAGATATTTCAGGATCAGGGATTCATATCCAAGATCATCACCGACACCGACACCGTGTCAAGGCTCGTTTCGGATCCTCAGATATCCAAGTTCCTCGAGGAGAGCGACGTCGGTTCCACGGACGAGATAACGGCCGGGTCGCAGAGCAACGTTAAGCCGCGTACGGACTTCGGTGAGAACTTGGCGAACAACGGCATAACCGACAACATGATAAGGCACATGCTTGACGCGGAACAGAAAGAGGTAGAGAATCCCATTCTGACAAATCTTATCACCAACCGGAATTCGGCCGAGTGTAAAAACGCCAATGGCGAACCGAGTGCCAGCGGGGATTGGTCCAAAGCTGAGGACGTCGCTAGGGATATTCTTCAGGATGTTCAACG GATCCCAATCACGGTCAATTCCATAGAATCGATACTCTGCGAGGCTATAAAGTTGGAATTCTCGGCATGTTCGACACTCGGTGGAAATCGTAACAGCAGAGAATTGAACGACGCCGAGCGGgcgaaattgaacgaattaaTTGTCGCTAATAAAGCTCTTTTGGCACCGTTGGACGATGACATCACTAATTTGGTTGGCGAGGACTGCAGATTCAAG GGAAATGCCGGACAGTCCGACCCGATGCTACTGGACGTGATAAACCTGACGGCAATAGCGATCCGAAGGTTGATCAAAATGTCGAAGAAGATAAACGCGTTCAAAAACATGTGCCAGGAGGATCAGCTCGCTCTTTTGAAGGGCGGTTGTACCGAGATGATGATCCTACGTTCGGCGATAAATTACGACCCGGACAAAGACATGTGGAAGATACCCCACAGCCAGGAAAGGATGTCGAAGATAAAAGTGGACGTCCTGAAGGAGGCCAAGGGGAATTTGTACGCGGAACACTCGAG AACTCTTACTACTACCTGCTGA
- the LOC124309228 gene encoding N-acetyl-D-glucosamine kinase, with the protein MMGKKDLQKPVALSEEKKSQIDENELRRTKRDERKEQAAAGSEKIKTDDELDDDQIDKTAEIQAAEKRSPDEIRIGGVEGGATHSTLIIMNGHGEKLIEMKGPGTNHWQLGMKETAARINGMITTAKKELNIPTSSPLDSVGLTLSGCEQDESNRHLKEMLFNEFPTASRRYFIGSDTLGSIKTGIENGGVVLIAGTGSNALLINPDGQKHGCGGWGHMIGDEGSAYWISHRAAKYVFDDMDNLEKSPRPISYVWPAMRNFFHVADRTDLLPHLYANFDKSKFAMLAKELAKGCEHEDPLCLLLFEDTGKILARYVQVVATKAHNDLLLSPGGLRIVCVGSVWHSWTYMKKGFVDQIHGTPGVDELTLLRLKTSAAVGACYLAADSLQCGSLKKTYDDNINIFYHYKRANMPKSAKDD; encoded by the exons ATGATGGGTAAAAAGGATCTTCAAAAGCCGGTGGCACTgagcgaggaaaaaaaatctcagaTCGATGAGAACGAATTGCGGAGAACGAAACGAGACGAGAGAAAAGAACAAGCGGCCGCAGGTTCCGAAAAAATCAAGACTGACGATGAATTGGACGATGATCAGATTGATAAGACCGCCGAAATTCAGGCAGCTGAAAAACGTTCTCCGGATGAAATAAGAATCGGAGGTGTGGAAGG CGGTGCCACTCACTCGACACTCATAATTATGAACGGACACGGTGAGAAGttgatcgagatgaaaggACCGGGTACGAATCATTGG CAACTCGGTATGAAAGAAACAGCGGCTAGGATCAATGGAATGATAACAACGGCGAAAAAGGAATTAAACATTCCCACGTCATCGCCGTTGGACTCTGTG GGTCTGACCTTGAGTGGCTGCGAGCAAGACGAAAGCAACCGTCACTTAAAGGAGATGCTTTTCAACGAGTTTCCAACGGCGTCCAGACGATATTTCATTGGATCTGATACCCTGGGGAGTATAAAAACCGGCATCGAAAACGGCGGTGTTGTTCTCATTGCGGGAACCGGAAGCAATGCTCTGCTCATCAATCCAGACGGACAGAAACACGGATGCGGAGGCTGGGGTCACATGATTGGAGACGAAGGCAGCg CCTATTGGATATCCCACCGAGCGGCGAAGTACGTCTTCGACGATATGGACAACCTTGAAAAGTCACCGCGACCGATCAGCTACGTTTGGCCCGCGATGCGAAACTTCTTCCACGTGGCAGACAGGACCGACCTCCTACCCCATCTCTACGCAAACTTTGACAAAAGCAAGTTCGCGATGCTCGCCAAAGAACTGGCGAAAGGTTGCGAGCACGAGGATCCCCTCTGCCTTCTACTCTTCGAAGATACGGGGAAGATCTTGGCGCGTTACGTTCAAGTCGTTGCCACCAAGGCGCATAAC GACCTGCTTCTCTCTCCCGGTGGACTCAGAATCGTCTGCGTTGGTTCCGTCTGGCATTCCTGGACGTACATGAAGAAGGGATTCGTCGACCAGATCCATGGGACACCCGGAGTCGACGAGCTGACTCTTCTTCGTCTGAAGACTTCCGCTGCCGTTGGAGCCTGCTACTTGGCGGCCGACTCTCTGCAGTGTGGCTCGTTGAAGAAGACTTACGACGATAACATCAACATATTCTACCACTACAAACGGGCCAACATGCCCAAATCTGCCAAAGACGACTAG